The stretch of DNA CTCTCGTTTTTGGTAAATCTCGGTGTTGGTTGTTTGTCTTTCTACTGAAGTTAGACCTACTGAATTTGTGGAGCATTGTAGTAAAAGCTGGGTTGAAAAAAATAGTTCCTATGATTCCCAACGTAGAACTTAGGGTTTTTCTACGACTAGAGAGGTTTTCGTATACATTTGCACGAGGCTATTACGTAAAAGTATAGCAAAAGACCTCAAAGACCAGGAAAAAAGCAAAAGCCAGAAGAAAGACAAAAAAGACCCTAGCGGAGCTATACACAGAGAACAAATAACAAGGGGAGAAATTAATACAAGAACAAGCAGTAGCGATCAACCTGGCATCAATAAATTGCTTTTATCGAAAAGATTTAGACAAAAAAGAGGAAGACAGCAATTTATTGATGAGAAGGGCGAGCGCGACGGTTGGATTACTTTTTAGTAGGAAAAGAATTTTTTAGAACAAAAATTTTACTTTAGAAGGGAGGGCAAGTAAGCCAACCGGACTGCCCAAGCTTTAAAAAAAGAGGGGGAGTTCTAAAAGTTCAAGGAAATGGAACTTGGTTTCCTAAAGTTTTCTAAATGTCTTGCCAGTATGTATAATGAAATAATAGGATTCCATTATGAATAAAGAATTATCCGTGTTACTCCATAGCTTTAGAACGCACTCGCAATCGGAAAGAGAAAAAGGAACTTATTTTGAAGAATTGGTGCAAGCGTATTTGCAAAATGAACCAAAGTATAAAGAGTTGTTTTCGAATGTGTGAAACCTTAACTGAATGGACTCAAAATTCCTTTAAAATCATTTACTATTTGCTCTGATTCAGAGATTGGAAAAAACAATTGACCGTTTTGATGAGCTAAAGTTTTCTAAATTAATTTATTTTATAGTTATAGTGATACGTACTAAAGTCTATGCATCAAAACAAATACCTTCACAAATTAACATCAACATTTGAAAAAACAAATTCATGGTCTGAAGTCAAAAAGGAAATAGACTCGCTTTTACAAAACGAAGGAACTGTATTTGTTGGTAAGCTGTTCGAAGAATTTACAAAGCTTTATTTTTTACATGAGCCATCAGTCAAAGATGATTTTATAAATGTATGGTTATACAACGATATACCGCTTCCTATTAAGAAGAAACTTGGATTAGGAAAAGTTGAACATGGAATAGATTTATTATTAGAAGACAATGAAAATAGATTTATTGCGGTTCAATGTAAATATAGAACCGATGAATCCATTTTTCTACATTGGAGTTCTGATAAAATTGCAAACCTATTCGGGTTCTGTCCTAAAGCAGATGGGTATATTGTTTTTTCAAATGTATCCGGAATCGACCAAGTTTCAATTACTAGAAACGAGCATTTTACATTTTATGGAATTTCGGATTTACTTTCGATTCAAGATTCAACCTTTGAGTCAATATACCAAGCGTTATCCGGCAAAATAGAACAAAAGACTTTAAAGTATTCTCCAAAGGACCACCAGCTAACAGCGATTAACTCTGCTATTGAGTATTTTCAAACCAATAGTCGAGGACAATTAATTCTTCCTTGCGGTGCAGGTAAAACACTAACTGCACTTTGGATAAAGGAAAAGCTAAATGTAAAGAATACCCTTGTGTTAGTGCCTTCCCTTGCACTGCTCAGGCAAATTAAAAATGATTGGGCAAGACAAAAATCAATTCCCTATCATTACATTTCCGTTTGTTCAGAGAAAGACATTAACTCGGAAGAAGCAGATTCTTTAGTTTCCCATTCCTACGAAGTAGGTGGATTTGTTTCTACTGATCCAAAGGAAGTTTTTTCTTTCTTAAATCGAAATGTGGGTAAAGTAGTTTTCAGCACCTACCAGTCATTACCCGTAATCATTGAATCTATAAAAGAAACAGATTTTAAATTTGATTTAATTCATTGTGATGAAGCCCATAAAACAGCAGGAACAAAACAAGGCTTATTCGGATTAGTCCATGATAACGTAAAACTTCCAGCAAGCAAACGGCTTTATATGACTGCTACTCCAAGAGTTGTAAGTGATACATTGAAACAACGAGCGACTAACGACGATGAATTTCTCTATGATATGAATGATGCAAATATCTTTGGCGAAGAAATCTATCGAATGAGTTTTAAAGATGCAATTGATAAGGGAATTTTAGTTGATTATAAAATCATTGCCATTGGTGTAAACGATTCGGAGTTAAGAGAATTTATTGAAGAAAGAAGATACGCAGGCTCGGAAGAATTTACAATGGAAGACTGGGCAAACAATTACGCTTTAGAAATTGTAATGAAAAAATACAATGCAAACCATGCGATTACTTTTCATTCTAGAGTAACCTACGCCAAGCAATTTTCGGAACGACATGCAAAACTTTTCAAAGAGGTAGATTCCTTTTATGTAAGTGGGGAACAGCACACGAGCGAAAGAGCAGTTATCCTCAATCAATTCAAAACTTCTGAAAAATCCATCGTCGCAAATGCACGCTGTCTAACAGAAGGCGTGGACGTTCCAGCAATTGACTTAGTTTATTTCTGTGACCCAAAAAATTCAAAAGTAGACATCGTCCAAGCGTCCGGCAGAGCACTCAGGCTCGACCATTCTCGCAATAAACAAATCGGTTATATCGTTGTTCCAGTCTTTCACGTAAGCCAAGACAAATTAGAAGATGCAATCGTAGAAAGCCAATTTATAAATCTAATCTCCATTATCCGCTCTCTCTGCGACCAAGATGAACGACTACAAGAAGAAATAAATTCCATCGCATTTGGTAAAGGTAAAAAATCAAAATCATCGTCTCATATTGAAGTTTCCTTCGAGTTAAAGCAGGAAGAAAAAATCTTTCTAGAAGGCTTTGAAGAAAAACTAAAAAATTCTCTTTTTGACCAAATCATCGATAAGACTGCACGGTCATGGGATTTGCAGTTTATGAAGTTTAAGGAGTATTTAGAGAATAATAAGGAGTATCCGACAAAGGATACGAATCCGGAATTATACGGATGGGTTGCTAGTCAAAGAAGCGGAAAGAAAAATGGTAGGCTAACACTTAAACAAATCGAGAACTTAGATTCTATTGATTTTGTTTGGGACTCGCATGAAGCTACTTGGGAGGAAAACTTTGAAAAGTTGAAAGAATATCGTTTAACGCATGAATATGAACCTTCAAAGGAAGAAGATGCAAATCTTTATCATTGGCTAAAATTACAAAAAAGAGACTTGAGAGAAGATGAAATATATAAAAATAGAAGACGGCGAATTGCCGATTTAAATTTCAAAGATAGAACTGATGAACAATGGGAAGAAAATTTTCATAAATTAAAAGTGTATCGTATGACGCATGACTATGAACCATCAATAGATGAGAATGCAATTCTTTATCGGTGGCTAATTGCGCAAAAGAGAAAAATGAATAACTTACATTATTCGAGAGATAGAATAGAAAAAATTTTATCTTTAAACTTTAAAGGCTCTTTACAAGAGAAGATTTGGGAAGAAAATTTTCATAAATTAAAAATATTTCGTATGACGCATAATTATGAGCCATCAAAGGAAGATGATGTCAATCTTTATCAATGGTTACAGTTACAAAAAAAAGATTTGCGAAATGATGAAGTATATAAAAATAGAAGGCAACGAATTATTGATTTAAAATTCGAAGATAGAAGCAATAAGAACTGGGAAGAAAATTTTCAAAAACTAAAAGAATATCGTTTATCACATGATTACGAACCTTCTAAGGAAGAAGATGCATATCTTTATCAATGGCTCCAAATTCAAAAAGGTGAAAAAAGCGAAGAAGAAATATATCAAACAAGGAAACAACGAATCGTTGATTTAAACTTTAAAGGTAGTTTGCAAGATAAAATCTGGGATGAAAAATTCGAACTATTAATTGAATATTTAAAGACGCATAATAATAAGTATCCGTCTCAAAAGTCCAAAGATTCTATTGGTAAAAAATTAGGGATTTGGTCTTTAAGAATTCGGTCTGATTATAAAAAAGGATTGTTGAACGAATATAGATTAAACAAATTAAAGTCTATAAACTTTCCTTTTGAACCTTATGAATATCGTTGGGATGAATTTTATAAAAAACTTAAAAAATGGTTTGTTACGAATGAAGAATTTCCTTCTCGAAGTGACGATGAAGATATTTATAACTGGCTTATAAATCAGATAGATAAATTTGTTAATGACACTTTAGATGAATCCAAACGAAAATTATTAGAAGAGTTAAATTTTCAACAATTCGTTGATGGAATAGAAAATAAAAAAACAGATGAGGAAATTTGGGAGGATACTTTTCAAGAAGTAAGAAAATTCAAAGAGTTAAATGACTGTTTTCCTATTTATGGAAAAAAGAATAAAAATGAGATAGAATCAAGGTTAGGCGCTTGGTTAATTGCCCAGCGACAAAAAAATAAGAAAGGAAAACTTACTGAAGAACAAAAACAAAAACTGACCGATATTGGTTTTGAATGGAAGGACGCTAGTGAATTGAATGCTGAAATTTGGGATAGAACCTTCCAAGAGTTAAAAACCTACTTTATGCAGCATAAAAGTTGGCCTAAAATTAATGAAGGGAAATTAGGACAGTGGTGCGCTGCACAAAGAGTTTGGTATAAAGGTCAATCTAAGAATAATTCTGAGTATCCAAAAGAACGAATAGAAAAACTAGATTCTATCGGATTTCCTTGGGAACTAAGAGATGAAACTTGGGATGATAATGTTCAGAAAGTCAAAGATTACTTTGTAGAGAATAATACAAATATGCTTCCTACTTCTATAAACGGAGAAACGAATGTTTTATATACTTAGTTAACCAATCAGAAAGTTTCTTTCAAAAAGGGAAAGCTAGAAAAAGAAAAGATAGACAAATTAAAAGAGATTGGAATTGATTTTGAAAATGAATCATCTAGCCCAAGAGTAGATAAATCATGGGAGGAAAACTTTGCGGAACTAAAGAAGCAAATCGAACAAAGAATTTTTAAATCTACGAACGAAGATGGCTCTACTCCATTACTTTACCGATGGCTAACAAGACAAAAAGTAAAGTATAAAGAACAAAAATTAGAACAAGAAAAGATAGAAAAACTAAAATCACTCGGACTAATTGAATGAAAGAAGACTATTCTTTTTTTGGAGAATCAATTCCGAGCGAATCCTATTATATTACTTCTCCAGAATCAACAATTGATTACAAGCTAGATAAAATTCATTTCAAACGAGAAGAAAATTTACGACTCAAATGTTTTTATAACGGAAAGGGTCTGGATTCATGGAAACAATTAATGCAGATGAGAAACTTTCCAAGCCTAGGAACAGTTATAAAAGGACAAGAAAATCCTAGCATTAAAGCAACTTCTTCTGATTTCAAACAGGAGGTAGAATTTAAATATATTTCTGATATTACAACGCATACAGAAATTTCCGGCGAGTTTCGTGGGACAGGTGAACCACATGAAATAATAATCAGGGATACCAGTAATTATCCGCCTAGAGTAGTGATTTATTGGATTGGAAATGCAGAAGAAGAGCATAATTTTTATTACACCCGAAAATTCATTCTGAGAAGTAATCCGCCAAGCATAACCATGTTTGGGACTATAGATGTTAATGAATCCAGTCATTATATTTCAGGAAATCGAATTGATTTAAAATTAAACGAAGAAAATTATATTTTTGGAAAAATTCCGAAATCTCTGACTCAAGCGGTTAATAAGAGTTTTCTTTACACAGATGGAACGCATCATCCTAATCTGAAATTCTGTGCAGAATTTTGCTCCATTATGGGATATTTAATGGGACTAAAACTGTATCCCTTGGGATACACTTTTTACACAGATGAATTCCAAATAATTGAAAAAGGTTTCTGGAATGTAACAAATGTTGAGAAAGCAGATACAAATTGGCAAATCATTCCTTTAGACTTACGACATGACAAAAAAAGAATCAATAATCCCGAAGCTATACTAAGTAACTTGATTGAAAATTTCTTTGAGAAAAAGGAAAGCTTTCAACTTATGAAAATTCTTGGCTACTTTCAAAAATTTTACGAGTTACCATTTTATTTACGAATACAAACTTTAGCAACTGGGTTGGATCTTTTGGAAAAATTTTGGTATAAATCGAAGCTTTCTAAATCAAGAGGAAAATATATGGAGGATAATACATACAAAGTTATTATCGAAAAGTATATTTCGAATATAGAAGAGGATATAAAGGAAATAGCTAATCAAAGTTATATTATCAATAATATTCGAAATGCTAATCAGATAAGTCTTACTCAAAAAAAACTGACCTTTGTACAAGAGTTAGAAATGAGACTAACAGATAATGAGAAAAAAATCCTAAAGAAAAGAAACTCTGCTGTTCACGGTTCTGATTCAGAAGTTGAATCACAGGCAATTGTTTCTGATGTGGGCGCATACTATTCTTTGGTCTCTCGAATCTTTTTAAAGTTCCTTGGCTATGATGATAATTATATAGATTATTCTTTACCTAATTATCCTGCTAAGAATATAGAAATTAGTGTTGGGGAAATTGCTTAATAGAGCAATTGTTATAGACATTTTTTAATGCATTTAATGATGAACAAGCTGAATAAAGTTGCGAAATTAAAGTCATTGGGAGTGATTGAATGAAACTAAAATGCTACTTCGATGAATCAGGCAACAGCGGATTAGACTTTACAAAGAAAGAAGTCTCTTCTCATTTTATTCTTGCGGGCATTTTAGTAAATGAAATGAATCTTGAGAAACTGGAAGCATTAAGCAGGCAAATATCGATTACCCACTTCCAAGGATCAGAAATAAAATCCAGCAAAGTAGGAGATAATGATAATCGTAGACTGAAAATTTTAGAGGAAATACTAACCGGCGATTATTTTATTTATGCAATCGTATTTGACAAAAGAAAAATATTTTCAAAAGGGTTACGTTATAAAAAAAGTTTCTATAAATACTTTAATCGAGTTGCGTACAAATCATTATGTCTGTCTTTTCCTAATTTAGAAATTATTGCTGATCAGACTGGATCAAAAGAATTCATGGATGGCTTT from Leptospiraceae bacterium encodes:
- a CDS encoding Helicase associated domain protein is translated as MHQNKYLHKLTSTFEKTNSWSEVKKEIDSLLQNEGTVFVGKLFEEFTKLYFLHEPSVKDDFINVWLYNDIPLPIKKKLGLGKVEHGIDLLLEDNENRFIAVQCKYRTDESIFLHWSSDKIANLFGFCPKADGYIVFSNVSGIDQVSITRNEHFTFYGISDLLSIQDSTFESIYQALSGKIEQKTLKYSPKDHQLTAINSAIEYFQTNSRGQLILPCGAGKTLTALWIKEKLNVKNTLVLVPSLALLRQIKNDWARQKSIPYHYISVCSEKDINSEEADSLVSHSYEVGGFVSTDPKEVFSFLNRNVGKVVFSTYQSLPVIIESIKETDFKFDLIHCDEAHKTAGTKQGLFGLVHDNVKLPASKRLYMTATPRVVSDTLKQRATNDDEFLYDMNDANIFGEEIYRMSFKDAIDKGILVDYKIIAIGVNDSELREFIEERRYAGSEEFTMEDWANNYALEIVMKKYNANHAITFHSRVTYAKQFSERHAKLFKEVDSFYVSGEQHTSERAVILNQFKTSEKSIVANARCLTEGVDVPAIDLVYFCDPKNSKVDIVQASGRALRLDHSRNKQIGYIVVPVFHVSQDKLEDAIVESQFINLISIIRSLCDQDERLQEEINSIAFGKGKKSKSSSHIEVSFELKQEEKIFLEGFEEKLKNSLFDQIIDKTARSWDLQFMKFKEYLENNKEYPTKDTNPELYGWVASQRSGKKNGRLTLKQIENLDSIDFVWDSHEATWEENFEKLKEYRLTHEYEPSKEEDANLYHWLKLQKRDLREDEIYKNRRRRIADLNFKDRTDEQWEENFHKLKVYRMTHDYEPSIDENAILYRWLIAQKRKMNNLHYSRDRIEKILSLNFKGSLQEKIWEENFHKLKIFRMTHNYEPSKEDDVNLYQWLQLQKKDLRNDEVYKNRRQRIIDLKFEDRSNKNWEENFQKLKEYRLSHDYEPSKEEDAYLYQWLQIQKGEKSEEEIYQTRKQRIVDLNFKGSLQDKIWDEKFELLIEYLKTHNNKYPSQKSKDSIGKKLGIWSLRIRSDYKKGLLNEYRLNKLKSINFPFEPYEYRWDEFYKKLKKWFVTNEEFPSRSDDEDIYNWLINQIDKFVNDTLDESKRKLLEELNFQQFVDGIENKKTDEEIWEDTFQEVRKFKELNDCFPIYGKKNKNEIESRLGAWLIAQRQKNKKGKLTEEQKQKLTDIGFEWKDASELNAEIWDRTFQELKTYFMQHKSWPKINEGKLGQWCAAQRVWYKGQSKNNSEYPKERIEKLDSIGFPWELRDETWDDNVQKVKDYFVENNTNMLPTSINGETNVLYT
- a CDS encoding helicase associated domain-containing protein, coding for MDKLKEIGIDFENESSSPRVDKSWEENFAELKKQIEQRIFKSTNEDGSTPLLYRWLTRQKVKYKEQKLEQEKIEKLKSLGLIE